GCGGCCGTTGCTGATGTGGTCGAGGGTGCCGAAGAGCCGGGCGAGGTTGTAGGGATGGTGGAAGGTGGTGGTCACCGTCGCGATGAGCCCGACGTGCGAGGTGACGGCGCTCAGCGCGGACAGGAAGATCAACGGTTCTTGCGCGCCGATCGCGCCTTGGGCGCCGAAACTGAGCAGGTCGGCCGCGAAGAGGGCGTCGAATCCGTGTTGTTCGGCGATCTTCGCGACCTCGATCGATGACGCGACCGTGGTCGCGGTCGGATCGATGGCCGCCGCGTATACGCTGACCGCGCCGCTGACTCCCGTGACGGTTTTCAGCGGCCGCCGTCGTCCACCAGCATTGCCCATTGCGGCGACGCTACTGGCGCGCGGCTGCGGGGTAACGGGTTGCGATCAGCGAGATGTTTTCTGCTCGAGCGGGATTCGATGCGGGTGGGTGTGCCCGATCCGCTGCCGAACGGCGGGATGGGCGGCGGTTGCCGAGCTGGAGTGCGAAATCTGCTCGAGCCACCAGTGTCCGGGTGTTCGAACGACGGGGTGACGGTCCTAGGCTTCTCGCTCACGCTGGTCGCCGTGGTCGTCGGCGGTGGTGTGGTCCGTGCGCGGCACCCGCACCACTCCGCTGTCGAGGTCGATGTCGAATCGCGGCGCGTGGGTCTGTCCGTCGCTGTCTTCGCTGCCCTCGTGGGTCAGCTTCTTGCCCGGAAACAGCTCCCCGATGACGCCCATACGATCACGATACGCGTGCGCGGCGGCCTGGACGCCGCCGCGCCGAATGGCTGGTCGCCGCGCGATAGCCGAAGACGGTCCCATTTCGGCACCCGAGGGGCCGCGGCTCGGTTAGCATCATGTTCTGCTCCTGTCGGCTGAGGACCGCGGCACGGGGGGCACTGGGCGACCGACACTTGTATCGAACGACAGATCGGCCACCGCATGGAACAAGACGCCGACCTCGCCCAGGCTCGGGTCTTCTTGGAGTTGCTGACCCGGCAAGCCCGGACCTTGGCGCGGGACATCGAATTCTCCTACCGTGGCGATCCCGCCGTGCGGCACCAGTTGCACAGCGAACTGTGCGTCGTGCGCCGCTATATCGAGCGGCTGCACCGTAGGTTCCCGGAAACCGCCGGGCCACAGGGCGATCGGCGGCTGGTCGCGGTCCAGGGCGTCGGGGGACGCCGGACGCTGGGCTGAGCGGCCGGAACCGTGCCGATCTCAGCGTCCGGGCGCGGTGGCGGCGTGCTCGGGGACGGGCACGGTGAGCATGGCGACGATCATGTCCACGATTTCCGCGGCGTCCCCGGGATGGGCGGTGCGGACTCCCGATTCCAGGGTGCGCTCGTAGTCGGCGATCAAGGCGAACATGACGGTGGCCATGGTCTCCAGGCGCTGCCTGCGCAGCTGCCGCGGCAGGCCGGTCAGCGCCGCGTCCAGGCGGGTGGCGATGATGCGGACCGCGGCGCGGTCGGCGTCCGCGAGGCGGTGCGCGTCGGCCACCACGGGGTGGGTGCGCACGACTTCCAGGAACCGGCCCAGGTGGGTGACCCGGTCGTGGCCGAGCAGTTCGAGGATCGGTGTCGCGAGCATCGCGACGAGGGCGTGCACGTCGTTGGCGCGGCCGTCGGCTTCGTGGGCGGCCAGCAGTTGCATGCGCCGCTGTTCGAGCCAGTTCATCCGGCGTTCGACGATGGCCTCGATCAGGCCGGTGCGCGAATCGAAGTAGTAGTGGACCGCGGAGTTGTTGCGCTGGCCAGCGGCCGCGGCGATGTCGCGCAGCGGCACGTCGACGCCGCGTTCGGCGATGAGGCGTTCCCCGGCGTCGAGCAAGGCGGTGCGCGATGCGTCGCTCGGCATATCCGCACTGTACTAAACACTGGTATTGACGATGTTAAACACAGATGCTTAATTGAACGCGTGGTTGATGTGGCGGTGGTCACCGGTGCCGCGTCCGGTTTGGGCGCCGCGCTGTGCCGCCTGCTGGCCGCACGCGGCGTCGCGGTCGTGGCGGCCGATATCGACGCCGCCGGGCTGGTCGGGCTGGCCGCCGACACCGCGATCCACACCCAGGTCGTCGACGTCTCCGACGACGATCAGGTGCGCCACCTGATCCACGGCGCGGTGGCCGAACTGGGGCGCATCGACTTCCTGTT
Above is a genomic segment from Nocardia sputorum containing:
- a CDS encoding helix-turn-helix domain-containing protein, producing MPSDASRTALLDAGERLIAERGVDVPLRDIAAAAGQRNNSAVHYYFDSRTGLIEAIVERRMNWLEQRRMQLLAAHEADGRANDVHALVAMLATPILELLGHDRVTHLGRFLEVVRTHPVVADAHRLADADRAAVRIIATRLDAALTGLPRQLRRQRLETMATVMFALIADYERTLESGVRTAHPGDAAEIVDMIVAMLTVPVPEHAATAPGR